A genomic stretch from Natronomonas gomsonensis includes:
- the trpG gene encoding anthranilate synthase component II, translating to MTRVLFIDNFDSFTYNLVEYVSQHDDTEVEVLRNTASLEEVRSVDPDAIIISPGPGHPKNDRDVGVTLEVLRELSPEVPTLGVCLGLEAAVYEYGGSVGRAPEPIHGKAFPVDHDGAGVYAGLEDGFQGGRYHSLVALEVPTCFEVTATTDHDGEELVMGVRHREHPIECVQFHPESVLTAAGHDVIANFLADV from the coding sequence ATGACGCGCGTGCTGTTCATCGACAACTTCGATTCGTTCACGTACAACCTCGTGGAGTACGTCAGCCAACACGACGACACCGAAGTCGAGGTGTTGCGGAACACGGCATCCTTGGAGGAGGTCCGTTCGGTCGACCCCGACGCGATTATCATCTCCCCGGGGCCGGGACATCCGAAGAACGACCGAGACGTGGGCGTGACACTTGAGGTGCTCCGGGAACTGAGTCCCGAGGTGCCGACCCTTGGCGTCTGTCTCGGCCTCGAAGCGGCCGTCTACGAGTACGGCGGCTCGGTCGGTCGTGCGCCGGAACCTATCCACGGCAAGGCGTTCCCCGTCGACCACGACGGTGCGGGCGTGTACGCGGGACTCGAAGACGGTTTCCAGGGCGGACGGTATCACTCGCTCGTCGCCCTCGAGGTGCCGACGTGTTTCGAGGTGACGGCGACGACCGACCACGACGGCGAGGAGTTGGTGATGGGCGTCCGTCACCGCGAACACCCCATCGAGTGCGTCCAGTTCCATCCCGAATCGGTGTTGACCGCCGCCGGCCACGATGTCATCGCGAACTTCCTCGCGGATGTCTGA
- the trpE gene encoding anthranilate synthase component I, producing the protein MISKDEFVALAGEGPVVVRAVEKLDVTPEPLVAYAALTGRTTDADSADHAFLLESAEKVASSDPDGAFTAGHGADRHARYSFVGYDPAAVVTVDGEASVDVIDDRYEGLLDPNGGDTVAKLRESLPDVPLRNFPETERQQLQGGLVGFLAYDAVYDLWLDEVGIDRPDSRFPDAQFVLTTKTVVFDDAAGTVELVFTPVVRKGEDPGAVYDRLREEVDRVESLLADAEELTTGGYRPVAERAGPKADYEAAVRTAKEHVLDGDIYQGVISRTRELDGEIDPLGLYEALREINPSPYMYVLDYDDLTVVGASPETLVSVRGREVMSNPIAGTCARGTSPVEDRRLAGEMLADDKERAEHTMLVDLARNDVRRVGEAGSVRVEEFMNVLKYSHVQHIESTVTGTLADDCDAFDATRAAFPAGTLSGAPKIRAMEIIDDLERKPRGVYGGGVGYYSWTGDADFAIVIRTATVEDGVGEGGSARITVQAGAGIVADSDPESEFEETEKKMDGVLAALERIEASEEVPR; encoded by the coding sequence GTGATTTCGAAAGACGAGTTCGTGGCGCTCGCAGGGGAGGGTCCGGTCGTCGTCCGGGCGGTGGAGAAACTCGACGTGACGCCGGAACCGCTCGTTGCCTACGCGGCGCTGACGGGCCGGACGACCGACGCCGACAGCGCCGACCACGCCTTCCTCCTGGAGAGCGCCGAGAAGGTCGCCTCCAGCGACCCCGACGGCGCATTCACGGCGGGTCACGGCGCGGACCGCCACGCCCGGTACTCCTTCGTCGGCTACGACCCCGCAGCGGTCGTCACCGTCGACGGTGAGGCCTCGGTCGACGTGATAGACGACCGCTACGAGGGACTGCTCGATCCCAACGGCGGCGACACGGTGGCCAAGCTCCGCGAATCCCTACCCGACGTTCCATTGCGGAACTTCCCCGAAACCGAACGACAGCAGTTACAGGGCGGACTCGTGGGCTTTCTCGCCTACGACGCGGTGTACGACCTCTGGCTGGACGAGGTCGGCATCGACCGACCCGATTCGCGATTCCCCGACGCGCAGTTCGTCCTCACCACGAAGACAGTCGTCTTCGACGATGCCGCCGGCACCGTCGAGTTGGTGTTTACGCCCGTCGTTCGAAAAGGCGAGGACCCAGGGGCGGTGTACGACCGACTTCGCGAGGAGGTCGACCGCGTCGAGTCGCTGCTTGCCGACGCCGAGGAATTGACGACGGGCGGCTACCGCCCCGTCGCCGAGCGTGCGGGACCGAAAGCCGACTACGAGGCCGCGGTCCGGACGGCCAAAGAGCACGTCCTCGACGGTGACATCTATCAGGGCGTCATCTCCCGGACGCGGGAACTCGACGGCGAAATCGACCCGCTCGGTCTGTACGAGGCCCTCCGAGAAATCAACCCCTCGCCGTACATGTACGTCCTCGATTACGACGACCTCACGGTCGTCGGTGCCTCCCCGGAGACGCTGGTGTCCGTCCGGGGCCGTGAGGTGATGAGTAATCCCATCGCGGGGACGTGTGCCCGCGGCACCAGCCCGGTCGAGGACCGACGGTTGGCCGGTGAGATGCTCGCCGACGACAAGGAGCGGGCCGAACACACGATGCTCGTCGACCTCGCGCGAAACGATGTCCGTCGGGTCGGTGAGGCCGGCAGCGTCCGCGTCGAGGAGTTCATGAACGTCCTGAAGTACAGCCACGTCCAGCACATCGAATCGACGGTGACGGGGACGCTCGCCGACGACTGCGACGCCTTCGATGCCACGCGGGCGGCGTTCCCGGCTGGGACGCTCTCGGGGGCGCCGAAGATACGGGCGATGGAGATAATCGACGACCTCGAACGGAAGCCACGCGGCGTCTACGGCGGCGGCGTGGGCTATTACTCTTGGACCGGCGATGCGGACTTCGCCATCGTCATCCGGACGGCGACGGTCGAAGACGGCGTCGGCGAGGGTGGGTCGGCCCGAATCACGGTGCAGGCGGGTGCGGGAATCGTCGCCGATTCGGACCCCGAAAGCGAGTTCGAGGAGACCGAAAAGAAGATGGACGGCGTCCTCGCCGCCTTGGAGCGAATCGAGGCCTCCGAGGAGGTTCCGCGATGA
- the trpD gene encoding anthranilate phosphoribosyltransferase, producing MKEHIRRVTDGEDLSMSEARDAAATVFEEATEAQIGALLAGLRSKGETEAEIAGFAQGMRDAARRIDPDREPLVDTCGTGGDGHDTINVSTTSSFVVAGAGVPVAKHGNYSVSSSSGSADVLEEIGVTIDAEPPAVEQCIEETGMGFMLAPVFHPAMKAVIGPRKELGMRTIFNVLGPLTNPAGADAQVVGVYDEALVPVLADALSQMTVERALVVHGAGLDEIGVHGESTVAEVDGDDVTEYTVTPSDLGVGTHDLSAVGGGSPTENAADMRGILEGDVDGAKRDIILANAGAAIYISGEADSLEAGVDAARESIDSGAAAAQLDSLREFEP from the coding sequence ATGAAAGAACATATTCGACGAGTTACTGACGGCGAAGACCTCTCGATGTCGGAGGCACGGGACGCTGCGGCGACGGTCTTCGAGGAGGCGACGGAGGCACAAATTGGGGCGCTGTTGGCGGGACTGCGCTCGAAAGGGGAGACGGAAGCGGAAATCGCCGGGTTCGCACAGGGGATGCGGGATGCGGCCCGACGCATCGACCCCGACCGCGAACCGCTCGTCGACACCTGCGGGACGGGCGGCGACGGCCACGACACCATCAACGTCTCGACGACGAGTTCCTTCGTCGTCGCGGGTGCCGGCGTCCCCGTCGCGAAACACGGCAACTACTCGGTGTCGTCGTCGTCGGGAAGCGCAGACGTACTTGAAGAAATCGGCGTCACCATCGACGCCGAACCGCCGGCCGTCGAGCAGTGCATCGAAGAGACCGGGATGGGGTTCATGCTCGCCCCTGTGTTCCACCCGGCGATGAAGGCCGTCATTGGACCGCGGAAGGAACTCGGGATGCGGACGATATTCAACGTTCTCGGGCCACTGACGAACCCGGCCGGTGCGGACGCCCAAGTCGTCGGCGTCTACGACGAGGCCCTCGTTCCCGTGTTGGCCGATGCGCTCTCGCAGATGACCGTCGAGCGCGCGCTCGTCGTCCACGGCGCTGGCCTCGACGAAATCGGTGTCCACGGGGAGTCGACCGTCGCCGAAGTCGATGGCGACGACGTGACCGAGTACACGGTCACACCGAGTGACCTCGGTGTCGGCACTCACGACCTCTCGGCGGTCGGCGGTGGCTCACCGACCGAGAACGCTGCGGACATGCGCGGTATCCTCGAAGGCGATGTCGACGGCGCGAAACGCGACATCATCCTCGCGAACGCTGGGGCTGCCATCTACATCTCCGGGGAGGCCGACAGCCTCGAGGCGGGCGTCGACGCCGCACGCGAGTCCATCGATTCCGGGGCTGCGGCCGCCCAACTCGACTCGCTGCGGGAGTTCGAGCCATGA
- a CDS encoding phosphoribosylanthranilate isomerase: MTRVKVCGTTTHEDLDAVVEAGADAVGFIVDVSVDTPREIPAKRAVELARAAPPFVTTVLVTMPESPEETVELASRVQPDVVQVHGELTPGDLAFLSAKVHGDVVKAVSPKSAPAYDTIADALLVDSLDADGAGGTGETHDWERTRGLVETLDSPVVLAGGLTPDNVAEAVETVRPFGVDVASGVESGPGRKDADAVSAFVRAAGGRP, from the coding sequence ATGACGCGCGTGAAGGTCTGCGGGACGACGACCCACGAGGATCTCGATGCAGTGGTCGAGGCGGGAGCCGACGCCGTCGGTTTCATCGTCGACGTGTCGGTCGACACGCCGCGTGAGATCCCGGCCAAACGAGCCGTGGAGTTGGCTCGGGCCGCACCGCCGTTCGTGACAACGGTGCTCGTAACGATGCCCGAATCACCTGAGGAAACCGTCGAACTCGCGTCTCGCGTTCAGCCCGACGTGGTGCAGGTCCACGGCGAACTGACGCCCGGCGACTTGGCCTTTCTGTCGGCGAAGGTTCACGGCGATGTCGTGAAGGCCGTCTCCCCCAAATCGGCCCCTGCCTACGACACCATCGCCGACGCACTGTTAGTCGATTCTCTTGATGCCGACGGCGCTGGCGGGACCGGGGAAACTCACGACTGGGAACGGACGCGCGGACTCGTCGAGACGCTGGATTCGCCGGTCGTACTGGCGGGTGGGTTGACACCCGACAACGTCGCCGAGGCGGTCGAAACCGTCCGCCCGTTCGGTGTCGATGTCGCAAGCGGCGTCGAGAGCGGCCCGGGACGGAAAGATGCAGACGCGGTTTCGGCATTCGTTCGAGCCGCAGGGGGCCGACCGTGA